AAAACCGCCTGTGTTTGCAAAATTTTACTTTGCTATAAAAGCATATTGAAATAGCTAAAGCCAGGGTAGCTAAAaatgctacataaaaattttatgcatgtttCAATTGCTTCATTATGTACTGAaaaaatttcaaatcaataaaacctatatagcTACCACCAGAAtctcctgttcattgggagtaagaaaatctttgtttcgtgtctgTGTGAACATGAGGACTATTGGAATTACCATAGCATAATGAAGCACATAATTATTACGTAGTTACACTTctagtgtatgcatgcatgcatggctatAAACTTACATTTTATGTTTTTAGCCTACCAGTAGGAGTATAGTTGTGCCAAGTATTTTTGTTAGGCAAGTGTTGTATATAGTGGTTTACAATGAGTATACTGTGTTGCAATTGTATGATGTGGAATGTATCTAAAATGCTTAAAAGACCTATTTATAGGACATACGGTCACCCACAATGGCAGCACTCTGTACACCTACCAAACTCCACATCAATCACAGGAACACCACAAAATACATCAAGTACAGTCATAATTAGCAATTAACATTTAAATATAGGAGTTAAATTTGCACTTCGGTAATTATCCCCCTTGTTTAAATTTTGCaaacttaataataataataataaaaattccTTATTTTTAAGTAAAATATAATGCTATAAAAATTGTCGACTTAAGTAGCTCAAGTTTTTAATCACAGTTCATTTTACAATCAAGAGTATATCATCTATTTGAATCATAAATTTGTACACACAACCAAAATATGAATTACAAAAAATACTGAATGTTTATAAGAAACATGTCAAAAATTACTACAAACAATGTAAATATAATGGCACTATTAAAAGGAACAATTTGAAAACTAGCTAATAGCAGCAGTGGCTTTACAACAACATAATGTTTATTTACATATGTGTATGCACTGACTGAACCATAAAAAGTAAAAATATAAGTGAATCTCTTGATCGAGTTCACTACTAGATTTGTAATGTCAAACTCAATAAAATCAGTCAATTCATATAGTAAAATAGGTAAAATTTCAACAACTCCTATCATGGCTAAAGGAATATAGATTCTTAATGTGTCTTTAAATGCAGCATCCTGCACCACAGCATAGTTAAATTGAAATCCAAAGACCAATTTAGATGTTTCTTTTAGACTTCTGTAGACTTCAACACACATCATCAacacaaaaatagcacaataatCCAAAGCCCATAGTAATACTAATCCCAATATGGCATCTATTCGTTTCTTAAGCAAATCACATGAATAGCAAGCAGTAAAAGAAACTCTAAAATAGACATTGTCATTTTCATGGTAGAAAGTGTTACTATTTAGTGCCCCTAGTGAAATAAATCTATCATGTCCATATCCTGTAGCTATTGTTCCATTCACAACTCTGCTAGTGCACTTGCTACAACGTTTAGTCATAAACCAAAACACATTTGTATGATGATGACTGTCATTATGCTGATTTAATAACTCTATTGAGAATAACCCAGCCATTGGCCAGTGGCCAGATTGTTCCAATTCATCATCATATTGACCCTTAGTGAGGAAAAGGTAAACAGACATATGTGTACCACGACCATCATGGCTGCCAGTAGCATCAAGACCTAGCACCATCTGATATCCTCTTTCAAAGGCAAAGAAGGGATCACTGTACCATATTTGGCTGTTGTTGACTTTCTCGGCAAAGTTGGACATCTTCAAAATAACAGGAGCTGTGTTGTTATTTGTGTTGTCTAGTTGTGTGATCCATGAGTCTACTATCGGTGATGTAACATCATCCTGCTTCTCTTCTTGAATTATTTGT
This portion of the Dysidea avara chromosome 12, odDysAvar1.4, whole genome shotgun sequence genome encodes:
- the LOC136240050 gene encoding uncharacterized protein isoform X1, with amino-acid sequence MDYYSESGRCPEYNALVDSTDDLCRALPINDLFSKLISERVIDFDDKEELCQERTSKRVVEKFIDKHLYPELRVGETKRFKKLINVMKNTDKCDFLVKRIEERVKHYSSAHLKMHELDSVENQIEIQSSSRSPSDDRQCEVTTNTTFKILILICLFLIMLLQVYIVMILKIEVISTTTQSKCNCTEVNNNTELNLPQIIQEEKQDDVTSPIVDSWITQLDNTNNNTAPVILKMSNFAEKVNNSQIWYSDPFFAFERGYQMVLGLDATGSHDGRGTHMSVYLFLTKGQYDDELEQSGHWPMAGLFSIELLNQHNDSHHHTNVFWFMTKRCSKCTSRVVNGTIATGYGHDRFISLGALNSNTFYHENDNVYFRVSFTACYSCDLLKKRIDAILGLVLLWALDYCAIFVLMMCVEVYRSLKETSKLVFGFQFNYAVVQDAAFKDTLRIYIPLAMIGVVEILPILLYELTDFIEFDITNLVVNSIKRFTYIFTFYGSVSAYTYVNKHYVVVKPLLLLASFQIVPFNSAIIFTLFVVIFDMFLINIQYFL
- the LOC136240050 gene encoding uncharacterized protein isoform X2, with the translated sequence MAASDNERSKRPHLKDLYDHVVVKAARKWKKIGAQLLVNDCTCTAVLNNIEDNCHQQVEKCCEYMLQKWLETNVSASWDELIQALTSPSVQLNHLASEITKMLEMKTHLKMHELDSVENQIEIQSSSRSPSDDRQCEVTTNTTFKILILICLFLIMLLQVYIVMILKIEVISTTTQSKCNCTEVNNNTELNLPQIIQEEKQDDVTSPIVDSWITQLDNTNNNTAPVILKMSNFAEKVNNSQIWYSDPFFAFERGYQMVLGLDATGSHDGRGTHMSVYLFLTKGQYDDELEQSGHWPMAGLFSIELLNQHNDSHHHTNVFWFMTKRCSKCTSRVVNGTIATGYGHDRFISLGALNSNTFYHENDNVYFRVSFTACYSCDLLKKRIDAILGLVLLWALDYCAIFVLMMCVEVYRSLKETSKLVFGFQFNYAVVQDAAFKDTLRIYIPLAMIGVVEILPILLYELTDFIEFDITNLVVNSIKRFTYIFTFYGSVSAYTYVNKHYVVVKPLLLLASFQIVPFNSAIIFTLFVVIFDMFLINIQYFL